The following are from one region of the Paenibacillus sabinae T27 genome:
- a CDS encoding glycoside hydrolase family 66 protein — translation MKRQKAIVYFCLLLLLVQTCTLGYARNSVAAAAGEDQPAEHRILQMVPSKARFAPGEPAELILTLNQSADWGGKLHVQIYKLNTLIAEGVKDLTVLKDGSAELKVDWTPPADDFTGYLAKAWTEGAVSGDYVTAAIDVSSDWTHFPRYGYVADFPKETAAESDAKLKQLSREYYLNGYQFYDWMWRHDVSVYSKMDASGKPLKDKDGNFITEPVNADSSYTDLLGRLLFPLTVKQSVSAAQKYGSAAMAYEMNYAAREHYEDFGVKPEWGLYNKTSVAPRTPEKDQVGFYFDGVKPNPTALYLQDPGNPEWRSYITKQYVRAVNDFGFDGIHLDQWGTNDKDYLLGYDGTPRYFALDFDKIINSTKDALLANDKNKSHVAFNMVGGNQGYSAVPNPDTKTDFDYSEIWQDKDKYKDLQEVVDQTREADGGKAMVIAGYMNYKQATGIHYDGSEAKDVPSTVVFQSRIGKAASWVGDFGRKDEDQIVFTVDAPEDSDYNLTLRYGHGNDGGSPEGYLTVNGEPAADSIVFDQKTGWGHPTAEAKVTGIKLHKGRNEVKLQLSSDNLWLNVGSLLVENGSGYSKQYDAIFSELISCKVDQYGNVYYFETDGDYVTFHVNVPADGDYPLGISYSVDSAAVNRELYVNGAKSPDVSFSPTGGWDSFKEIPAGTVHLKAGDNTITLKSASNDPGMKLQYLNLDGQRVMAENADIGWQPTRETEIEKVASELTEPVEILVNDSARVAFTGEVKVSSPSDNEKARTDSHNAGSTVTFKADSDKKKKAALRVYYHSGNNVELKTTVSNAVYDVLGTYSTTLPENGWYDENNSNQWGFVDQEIQLDAGVNFIKLELTDPLDYLNLHGIRLSEASESAGAGYIRSFKQQGDYVAFKLPSVPASGSSPVSITYKNGGADTVERILYVDGKKAGLFQFAPTGENWGTATEDVFLSSGSGNEAEVKKDSAALEETGIEMDNIRVNGTTLEAEDAETGWAPVVSRTGSVDTSFGKTDDFGQKGQSVTFTVNPDQAVSDFSILYRSGNDSVVSVSVDGNVVDGSCALPVTQADWGGPLKAKTVKAPLTAGSHEIKVEMQSSGQYTNLSSLLVDEVNYAVANAVTAGGVKASAGYVSGFAEDGDFVAFNVKAPAEGSYTLDWNYKNTDSAVERAVSVNGAEAEEVPFPKTEGETWTAARQNGVHLNQGLNSIKIAVSQLDDRGIVLDSLKVASDNSDFTRTLEAENADFLAPMVLYKDTVLNFGHPSDAVSFDINVPQSGETSLIYTYSNAGTGTSRAVYIDGVRASDLGGNPGRIYFDPTSDINTYSQDGYFIVPHLDAGKHTVTLKVDEKSGTGSVNIKGLTLGYFNEPSLRLMDAGLAALGATHIEIGAAENFADGPSMLAHEYYPNKSKKMLDSTKEAMKEYYKFNAAYENLLFDSKVDPAASLTVEAGGSSLPTSGSGARDAIWTTVRKNASNEGFERYDVLHLINLLNNDDNWRNAANEPSQLSNLKVTYDIGMSQEEAPNLKVYAATPDAGHGVSQELKYTRDGDKLIIELPSLKYWTMIYVDKAPKSVAVQPLFGTEPGEKPSQAPSPSVAPSQSPSPSPSPSATPAPVGAPASSPSPSPSASPAAMELKKEDLEQAANGKVMIALDEAKYSRVAIPAAIADGLKDKSLVVQGKGFALEVEYATLAQLLEENKGDLTTGAQIVLSFHKIEAKDAALPGTKPWAAAGSVYDLQLGFAKANGEVAKLSSFKSPMQLSLNVDGQGYPAELLGIYYYNEVLKQWEYIGGKADGAGRMVSADLSHLSRYTVFAYDKSYTDVKESHWAYGAIRSLTAKHVINGLTDSTFAPSAKVTRAQYAAMLAKALHLRSGDPAPFRDVAAGAWYAPDIAAAYEAGIIAGRSADEFTPSAEITRQEMAVMLAKAFKRAGESLSANGQSLTFRDRGQIAAWALSSVQAADSAGLMDGQADGRFAPKAAATRAEAAQTIVNLLKQTDN, via the coding sequence ATGAAACGCCAAAAGGCGATTGTGTATTTCTGTCTGCTGCTTCTGCTGGTTCAGACCTGCACACTCGGTTATGCCCGCAATTCAGTTGCAGCCGCCGCGGGGGAGGACCAGCCGGCTGAACATCGAATCCTGCAGATGGTCCCATCCAAGGCCCGTTTTGCTCCGGGGGAACCCGCCGAACTCATTCTTACGCTGAATCAATCCGCAGACTGGGGCGGGAAGCTTCATGTGCAAATTTACAAGCTCAACACGCTTATTGCGGAAGGCGTCAAAGACCTGACCGTACTGAAAGACGGAAGCGCCGAACTGAAGGTGGATTGGACGCCGCCCGCGGATGATTTCACAGGTTATCTCGCCAAGGCCTGGACCGAGGGTGCGGTTTCTGGCGATTATGTGACTGCGGCCATTGACGTTTCCAGCGACTGGACGCATTTTCCGAGATACGGCTATGTAGCCGATTTTCCGAAGGAAACGGCGGCGGAGAGCGACGCCAAGCTGAAGCAGCTCTCCCGGGAGTATTATCTGAATGGCTACCAGTTCTATGACTGGATGTGGCGCCATGACGTATCCGTCTACTCGAAGATGGACGCAAGCGGAAAGCCGCTGAAGGACAAGGACGGCAATTTCATTACGGAGCCGGTTAACGCGGATTCGAGCTATACCGATCTGCTCGGACGGCTGCTGTTTCCGCTGACCGTCAAGCAGTCCGTCTCGGCGGCCCAGAAATACGGATCGGCGGCGATGGCCTACGAGATGAACTATGCGGCGCGCGAGCATTATGAGGATTTCGGCGTCAAGCCGGAGTGGGGGCTGTATAACAAGACATCCGTCGCTCCCAGAACGCCGGAGAAGGATCAGGTCGGTTTCTATTTTGACGGCGTGAAGCCGAATCCGACGGCGCTGTATTTGCAGGACCCCGGCAATCCGGAGTGGCGCTCCTACATCACCAAGCAGTATGTGCGGGCGGTCAACGATTTCGGCTTCGACGGCATCCATCTGGACCAGTGGGGAACCAATGACAAGGATTATTTGCTGGGCTACGACGGCACTCCGCGCTACTTCGCGCTCGATTTTGACAAAATCATCAATTCCACCAAGGACGCTCTCCTTGCAAACGATAAGAATAAAAGTCATGTGGCCTTCAATATGGTCGGCGGCAATCAGGGGTACAGCGCCGTGCCGAATCCGGATACGAAGACTGACTTTGACTACAGCGAAATTTGGCAGGATAAGGACAAGTACAAGGATCTTCAGGAGGTCGTGGATCAGACCCGTGAAGCGGACGGCGGCAAAGCGATGGTCATCGCCGGCTATATGAACTACAAGCAGGCGACGGGCATTCATTATGACGGCTCCGAGGCGAAGGATGTTCCGAGTACGGTCGTGTTCCAATCCCGGATCGGCAAGGCGGCGAGCTGGGTCGGGGACTTCGGCCGAAAGGACGAGGATCAGATCGTATTTACAGTCGATGCTCCCGAAGACAGCGACTATAATTTGACTCTCCGTTACGGGCACGGCAACGACGGCGGCAGTCCGGAAGGTTATCTGACCGTCAACGGCGAGCCTGCGGCCGATTCTATCGTATTCGATCAGAAGACGGGCTGGGGTCATCCGACGGCCGAGGCCAAGGTGACCGGCATCAAGCTGCATAAAGGCCGGAACGAGGTCAAGCTTCAGCTCTCCTCCGACAATCTGTGGCTGAATGTGGGCAGCCTGCTTGTCGAGAACGGCAGCGGCTACTCGAAACAGTACGACGCCATATTTTCGGAATTAATCAGCTGCAAGGTCGATCAGTACGGCAATGTGTATTATTTTGAAACGGACGGCGACTATGTGACTTTCCATGTGAATGTCCCTGCCGATGGAGATTATCCGCTGGGAATCAGCTACAGTGTGGACAGCGCGGCTGTAAACCGGGAGCTGTACGTTAACGGAGCCAAGTCGCCTGATGTGAGCTTTTCGCCTACGGGCGGCTGGGACAGCTTCAAGGAAATTCCCGCCGGCACCGTTCATCTGAAGGCGGGCGACAATACGATCACCCTGAAATCGGCTTCGAACGATCCGGGGATGAAGCTGCAGTATCTGAATCTGGACGGACAGCGGGTAATGGCCGAGAACGCCGATATCGGCTGGCAGCCGACGAGGGAGACCGAAATCGAGAAGGTTGCAAGCGAACTCACGGAGCCTGTCGAAATATTGGTCAATGACAGCGCGAGAGTGGCTTTTACCGGTGAAGTGAAAGTCTCCAGTCCCTCGGATAATGAAAAAGCAAGAACGGACTCTCACAACGCCGGGTCCACCGTTACGTTTAAAGCGGATAGTGACAAGAAAAAGAAGGCAGCCTTGAGAGTCTACTATCACTCCGGAAACAATGTCGAGCTGAAGACTACCGTATCGAACGCGGTCTATGACGTTTTGGGAACTTACAGCACCACATTGCCGGAGAACGGCTGGTATGACGAAAACAACAGCAATCAATGGGGCTTTGTGGATCAGGAGATTCAGCTGGACGCTGGCGTTAATTTTATCAAGCTGGAACTGACAGATCCCTTGGATTATCTGAATCTCCACGGCATTCGGTTAAGCGAAGCAAGCGAGAGTGCTGGGGCAGGTTATATCCGAAGCTTCAAGCAGCAGGGCGATTATGTCGCGTTTAAACTTCCGTCTGTTCCTGCATCCGGAAGCTCTCCGGTGTCCATTACGTACAAGAACGGCGGGGCAGATACCGTCGAACGCATTTTGTATGTGGACGGGAAGAAGGCTGGACTGTTCCAGTTCGCTCCGACCGGAGAGAATTGGGGAACGGCAACGGAGGATGTGTTCCTGAGCTCTGGCTCAGGCAATGAGGCTGAAGTCAAGAAGGACAGCGCAGCTCTTGAAGAAACCGGAATCGAGATGGACAATATCCGTGTAAACGGAACAACGCTTGAAGCCGAAGACGCGGAAACCGGCTGGGCTCCGGTCGTTTCCCGTACGGGAAGCGTGGATACTTCGTTTGGCAAGACGGACGACTTTGGGCAAAAGGGTCAATCTGTAACCTTTACAGTTAACCCCGATCAGGCCGTTTCCGACTTCTCCATTCTCTATCGCAGCGGCAATGACAGCGTGGTTTCGGTGAGTGTTGACGGAAATGTCGTCGACGGCAGCTGTGCCCTGCCTGTTACGCAAGCCGATTGGGGCGGCCCATTGAAAGCCAAAACGGTGAAAGCCCCGCTGACCGCAGGCTCTCACGAGATCAAGGTGGAAATGCAGTCGAGCGGCCAATATACGAACCTGAGCAGCCTGCTGGTCGATGAAGTAAACTATGCAGTTGCGAATGCCGTAACGGCTGGGGGAGTGAAAGCATCCGCCGGTTATGTGAGCGGCTTTGCCGAAGACGGAGATTTTGTAGCCTTTAATGTGAAAGCTCCTGCTGAGGGAAGCTACACTCTGGATTGGAACTATAAAAATACCGACTCGGCTGTGGAGAGAGCAGTCAGCGTAAACGGAGCCGAGGCCGAGGAAGTACCGTTCCCGAAAACAGAGGGCGAAACTTGGACGGCTGCCCGCCAGAACGGGGTCCATTTGAATCAGGGACTCAATTCCATCAAGATTGCCGTAAGCCAGCTCGACGACCGGGGGATTGTGCTCGACAGCCTGAAGGTTGCTTCGGACAACAGTGATTTCACCCGCACTTTGGAAGCGGAAAATGCGGACTTCCTGGCACCAATGGTGTTGTATAAGGATACCGTCTTGAACTTCGGCCACCCAAGTGACGCCGTATCGTTCGATATCAACGTTCCGCAGTCTGGCGAAACCTCGTTGATCTACACATACTCCAACGCAGGAACGGGAACGAGCCGCGCCGTGTACATTGACGGTGTGCGGGCAAGTGATCTCGGGGGGAATCCCGGACGAATCTATTTTGACCCGACCAGTGACATCAATACCTACAGTCAGGACGGCTATTTCATCGTTCCGCATCTGGATGCAGGCAAGCATACGGTGACGCTCAAAGTGGATGAGAAAAGCGGAACAGGTTCTGTCAACATTAAGGGCTTGACGTTAGGCTATTTCAACGAGCCTTCGCTGCGCCTGATGGACGCCGGTCTGGCCGCTTTGGGAGCAACGCATATTGAAATCGGCGCGGCCGAGAATTTTGCGGACGGTCCAAGCATGCTTGCCCACGAGTACTACCCGAACAAGAGCAAGAAGATGCTGGACTCCACCAAGGAAGCCATGAAGGAGTATTACAAATTCAATGCAGCCTATGAAAATCTGCTGTTCGACAGCAAGGTCGATCCGGCAGCATCGTTAACCGTGGAAGCAGGCGGAAGCAGCCTGCCAACAAGCGGCAGCGGAGCCCGGGATGCCATCTGGACGACCGTTCGGAAGAACGCCTCGAACGAGGGCTTTGAACGGTATGATGTGCTCCACCTGATCAATCTGCTGAACAATGACGATAACTGGAGAAACGCTGCCAATGAGCCGTCGCAGCTGAGCAATCTGAAAGTGACCTACGACATTGGAATGTCACAGGAAGAGGCTCCGAACCTGAAAGTGTACGCTGCCACCCCGGACGCCGGTCACGGCGTATCGCAGGAGCTGAAGTACACCCGGGATGGAGATAAGCTGATCATCGAGCTTCCTTCGCTGAAGTATTGGACGATGATTTATGTCGACAAAGCGCCGAAGTCCGTGGCCGTTCAGCCGCTCTTCGGCACGGAGCCGGGCGAGAAGCCGAGTCAGGCGCCTAGCCCAAGCGTGGCGCCAAGCCAGTCACCGTCGCCGAGTCCGTCCCCTTCGGCAACGCCTGCACCGGTCGGCGCACCCGCTTCTTCGCCGTCGCCGTCGCCAAGCGCTTCTCCGGCTGCAATGGAGCTGAAGAAGGAGGATTTGGAACAGGCGGCAAACGGCAAGGTTATGATCGCGCTGGATGAAGCCAAGTACAGCCGGGTCGCCATTCCTGCTGCAATCGCGGATGGGTTGAAGGATAAGAGTCTGGTTGTACAGGGCAAGGGCTTTGCCTTGGAGGTGGAGTATGCTACCCTTGCGCAGCTTCTGGAGGAGAATAAAGGCGACTTGACCACGGGCGCGCAGATTGTCCTCTCTTTCCATAAAATCGAGGCCAAGGATGCGGCTCTGCCGGGCACGAAGCCTTGGGCGGCGGCAGGCTCCGTATACGATTTGCAGCTGGGTTTTGCGAAGGCAAACGGAGAGGTTGCGAAGCTTTCGTCGTTTAAGAGTCCAATGCAGCTCTCCCTGAACGTTGACGGGCAGGGGTACCCTGCCGAGCTTCTCGGAATCTACTACTATAATGAAGTCCTGAAGCAGTGGGAATACATCGGCGGCAAGGCGGACGGCGCGGGCCGTATGGTAAGTGCGGACTTAAGCCATTTAAGCCGGTATACCGTATTTGCTTACGACAAGTCCTATACGGACGTGAAGGAAAGCCACTGGGCTTACGGCGCGATCCGGTCCCTGACGGCCAAGCATGTCATTAACGGATTGACGGACAGCACTTTTGCGCCGTCGGCCAAGGTCACGCGTGCTCAGTACGCCGCGATGCTGGCTAAAGCGCTCCATCTGCGGAGCGGCGATCCAGCTCCATTCCGTGACGTGGCGGCGGGAGCCTGGTACGCACCTGACATCGCCGCCGCTTACGAGGCCGGAATCATTGCCGGCCGCAGCGCAGACGAGTTTACGCCCAGCGCAGAAATTACCCGGCAGGAAATGGCGGTAATGCTGGCTAAAGCATTCAAGCGTGCGGGCGAAAGTCTGAGCGCGAACGGGCAGAGCCTGACGTTCCGGGATCGCGGACAGATTGCGGCCTGGGCGCTCTCCTCGGTTCAGGCCGCAGACAGCGCCGGGCTTATGGACGGACAGGCGGATGGACGCTTCGCGCCGAAAGCGGCGGCTACACGGGCGGAGGCGGCCCAGACGATCGTGAATTTATTGAAGCAGACGGATAACTGA